The proteins below come from a single Cannabis sativa cultivar Pink pepper isolate KNU-18-1 chromosome 3, ASM2916894v1, whole genome shotgun sequence genomic window:
- the LOC115710039 gene encoding protein fluG, whose translation MDLSELKKAVEAVEVVDGHAHNIVSLDSSFPFLGGFSEARGDALTHALHSLSVKRNLKDIAELYGCENSLRGIEEFRRVNGLEAISSTCFKAAKISAILIDDGVNFDKEHDIEWHKAFSPFVGRILRIERLAETILDEELPGGTSWTLDKFTEIFVGKLKSVAGEIFGLKTIAAYRSGLEINPNVSKIDAEEGLTETLVASKPIRIENKNFIDFIFTQSLEVAEQFDLPMQIHTGFGDKDLDMRLSNPLHLRDVLEDKRFSKCRIVLLHASYPFSKEASYLASVYSQVYLDFGLALPKLSVHGMISSIKELLELAPINKVMFSTDGYAFPETYYLGAQKSREVIFSVLRDACIDGDLDIHEAVQAAKDIFAENSIRFYKLKLPVKSFGSANTISAAPTNTNVALSGIRLVRILWVDASGQQRCRVVPSARFQDTVQRNGVGLAFAAMGMPSFTDGTVEESKLTATGEMRLVPDLSTRKIIPWETREEMVLADMCLKPGEPWEYCPREALRRVSKILKEEFNFVMNAGFENEFFLLKSVLREGKEEWVPFDFTPYSSTSSYDAASPIFQEIVAALDSLNIPVEQVHAESGKGQFEVVLGYGPCTLSADNLIFARETIRAIARKHGLLATFVPKYSMEDIGSGAHVHVSLFRDGKNVFMGSSQYGMSKAGEEFMAGVLYHLPRILAFIAPIPNSYDRLQPHTWSGPYQCWGRENKEVAVRAASPPGFPDGLVSNFEIRSFDGCANPHIGLAAILAAGIDGLRKHLSLPKPVDTDTSTFGQELKRLPESLSESLAALNEDNFMGDLIGEKLLVAIKAIRKAEIDFYSNHKDAYKQLIYRY comes from the exons ATGGATTTGTCAGAGTTGAAGAAGGCAGTGGAAGCAGTGGAGGTGGTAGATGGTCACGCACACAATATTGTGTCTCTTGATTCTTCATTCCCTTTCCTCGGTGGCTTCTCTGAAGCTCGCGGCGATGCTTTGACTCATGCTCTTCATTCTCTCTCCGTCAAG AGAAATTTGAAGGATATAGCTGAACTTTATGGATGTGAAAACTCATTGCGTGGGATCGAAGAATTTCGCAGAGTTAATGGGTTGGAGGCCATAAGCTCAACATGTTTTAAGGCTGCGAAAATCTCTGCCATACTCATTGATGATGGAGTAAATTTTGACAAAGAACATGACATAGAATGGCACAAAGCCTTTTCACCATTTGTTGGCAGAATCTTGAGAATTGAACGTCTTGCTGAGACAATATTAGATGAA GAATTGCCTGGGGGAACATCTTGGACATTGGATAAGTTCACTGAGATATTTGTTGGAAAGCTAAAAT cAGTTGCTGGTGAGATTTTTGGCTTGAAAACCATAGCTGCATACCGCAGTGGCCTAGAAATCAACCCGAATGTTTCAAAAATAGATGCTGAGGAAGGTCTCACTGAGACTTTAGTAG CTAGTAAACCTATTCgcatagaaaataaaaacttcATCGACTTTATATTCACACAAAGTTTGGAGGTTGCTGAACAGTTTGACTTGCCAATGCAGATACACACAGG TTTTGGGGACAAAGATCTGGATATGCGGCTCTCCAATCCCCTTCATCTCCGGGATGTCCTCGAGGACAAGAGATTCTCTAAGTGCCGTATAGTTTTATTACATGCATCCTATCCATTTTCTAAGGAAGCCTCATATTTAGCTTCTGTTTATTCTCAG GTGTATCTAGACTTTGGTTTGGCTCTCCCTAAGCTTAGCGTCCATGGGATGATATCTTCAATCAAAGAACTCTTGGAGCTTGCTCCAATAAATAAG GTAATGTTCAGCACTGATGGCTACGCATTTCCTGAAACATATTACTTAG GTGCTCAAAAATCACGTGAAGTCATCTTTTCTGTCCTGCGTGATGCTTGTATTGATGGAGATCTTGATATTCATGAGGCTGTTCAAGCTGCTAAAGACATCTTTGCTGAAAATTCCATTCGGTTTTACAAACTTAAGTTACCTGTGAAATCTTTTGGGTCAGCAAACACTATATCTGCTGCACCTACAAATACTAATGTTGCACTAAGTGGCATCAGATTAGTTCGTATTCTCTGGGTTGATGCTTCAGGACAACAACGTTGCCGT GTTGTGCCTTCAGCACGCTTTCAGGATACAGTTCAGAGGAATGGTGTTGGTTTGGCTTTTGCTGCAATGGGAATGCCTTCATTTACTGATGGTACCGTGGAAGAGTCTAAATTGACCGCAACGGGTGAGATGAGATTGGTGCCTGATTTATCAACAAGAAAGATAATTCCCTG GGAAACTCGAGAAGAAATGGTTTTAGCTGACATGTGTCTCAAACCTGGTGAACCATGGGAATATTGCCCAAGAGAAGCCTTGCGACGGGTTTCAAAAATTCTAAAAGAAGAATTTAACTTT GTAATGAATGCAGGATTTGAGAATGAGTTTTTTTTGTTGAAGAGTGTACTGAG GGAAGGGAAAGAAGAATGGGTGCCATTTGATTTTACTCCATACTCCTCAACATCATCATATGATGCTGCTTCTCCTATATTCCAAGAGATTGTGGCTGCTCTCGATTCCTTGAATATTCCAGTGGAACAG GTACATGCAGAATCTGGGAAGGGCCAATTTGAGGTGGTTCTGGGCTATGGACCTTGTACCCTTTCTGCTGATAACCTAATTTTTGCACGTGAAACTATCAGGGCCATTGCAAGGAAACATGGATTATTGGCAACTTTTGTGCCGAA GTATTCAATGGAAGACATTGGTTCTGGGGCCCATGTGCATGTCAGTTTGTTTCGGGATGGAAAAAATGTTTTCATGGGATCATCTCAGTACGGAATGTCCAAAGCTGGAGAGGAATTCATGGCTGGTGTTCTATACCATCTCCCTCGAATTTTAGCATTCATCGCACCAATTCCAAACAG CTATGATCGGTTACAACCCCATACGTGGAGTGGACCATACCAATGCTGGGGAAGAGAGAACAAGGAAGTTGCAGTGAGAGCTGCATCTCCACCTGGATTTCCAGATGGTTTGGTGAGTAACTTTGAGATTAGATCGTTTGATGGGTGTGCAAATCCACACATAGGCTTGGCTGCAATACTTGCTGCTGGCATTGATGGGCTTCGGAAACATCTAAGCCTCCCGAAACCTGTTG ATACCGATACTTCTACGTTTGGACAAGAACTTAAAAGATTGCCAGAATCACTTTCAGAATCTTTAGCAGCTCTAAATGAAGACAATTTCATGGGAGATCTAATTGGTGAAAAGCTTCTTGTTGCCATTAAAGCAATTCGCAAG GCTGAGATTGACTTCTACTCAAATCATAAGGATGCATACAAGCAGTTGATATATCGCTATTGA